A single window of Leptospiraceae bacterium DNA harbors:
- a CDS encoding CHAT domain-containing protein: MRFNFQIFVLFILFFFLFPNFSKQILSNPIPQVNTKESICEEKLNNLLESFENGKNLFSKGKYSEAHRCFQIFVQNINNNQDNMQNRKHIREAYIYKGAIETLLGDFPSSIKSYQDALTAIYSPPINNKEIESIDTKKELAMIYNNIYISAAHDKQEKLASEYKKKHDKIRSLEKEKGATNKLYADDSFERGSIYFGDGIFNLEKGLKLRQSPDKEKEMVETLEKAVLALEYAEKEYSKSEESVAKNVMLITTLLNDSAGLEVSGKPEEAQKKFKLAIDKRETSKVEDKYLERTSQTLLKLVEIKREMNKITPGKYKEEEIQKQSNYARKIQEFIYPDQKDCNNLPKRTWNLQLANYYLGEANDLFNKNRFDDSLVKADCAEKYLQLPEKEDIYYNQYSEGRQFLIKIFTVQKNFYKKKNLQKDKLRKLNRILDLIREYYLYSYSIGSDKEDEIKREKYRDFFEETFLSYTRKKEDIKDAFIVSEKFRSISISDFINLDKSLSVPNINSEDKKKLIKLKKEMNQTAAQSMAFRFLDLDLVDISQKNNSLTSEFEKLDIKLKKENQEYKKLRYSSDLNFKVDDLISSLSAANKVMLHFFFTDVEKNSGNLHVTILGSKTKACSGICSYYYKDIIESELSKKILFYKLLLSINPREIKGVAENLLVMVDKGNISVHSDKEEEVKTFIGSLEKSKTEKKLDHPCPVKNEKFNKCEIYIIPKDKYPIWIKELSQELHTQLISPLYQNKYIQPTSEKEIGEQLVIAPDKSLYFLPFSALIDENGKYFLESHAHSYTLSADVWYYNHKRYIGTEHTTLEGLIVGAFQDFETLPNYCQNESLKGPIKFMTCVLSEYLSVHGEEMDLIKKTFNSVKKEIIDIQKNIPSKFLDNAVYTLKGNLATKENLQDILTLSESRYVRYLHIVGHGVSNSLRPGLNSILLSPESLEPNQADEKKEIENSLSRFLTEADVMGMNFSSELVTLSSCSSATGFESDAEGNIGLPRAFIMSGARNVLGPLWNVSSTKTKEIMGKFYQTVNKLRAEEKLGERKSENEALILQNTLNEFRKREDLHNHPYYWAAFVIYGE, encoded by the coding sequence ATGAGATTCAATTTCCAAATATTTGTACTATTCATTTTATTTTTTTTTCTATTTCCCAATTTTTCTAAACAAATTCTAAGTAATCCAATTCCGCAAGTTAATACGAAAGAAAGTATTTGTGAAGAAAAATTAAATAATCTCCTTGAATCTTTTGAAAATGGGAAAAATTTATTTTCTAAAGGTAAATACTCTGAAGCGCATAGATGTTTTCAGATATTTGTACAAAATATAAATAACAATCAAGACAATATGCAGAATAGAAAACATATACGCGAAGCTTATATTTATAAAGGAGCAATTGAAACTTTATTGGGAGATTTTCCTAGTTCAATAAAAAGTTACCAAGATGCTTTAACCGCGATATATTCTCCTCCTATCAATAATAAAGAAATTGAGTCTATTGATACTAAAAAAGAATTAGCCATGATTTATAATAATATTTATATTTCCGCCGCACATGACAAACAAGAAAAACTAGCAAGCGAATACAAAAAAAAACATGATAAAATAAGGAGTTTGGAAAAGGAAAAGGGAGCGACTAACAAATTGTATGCCGATGATTCCTTTGAACGTGGTTCTATTTATTTTGGAGATGGAATTTTTAATTTAGAAAAAGGACTTAAGTTACGTCAGTCCCCAGATAAAGAAAAGGAAATGGTTGAGACTTTAGAGAAGGCAGTTCTAGCTTTAGAATATGCAGAAAAAGAATACTCTAAAAGTGAAGAAAGTGTAGCTAAAAATGTAATGTTAATTACTACATTGTTAAACGATTCCGCTGGTTTAGAAGTTAGCGGCAAACCAGAAGAAGCCCAAAAAAAATTCAAACTAGCTATCGACAAAAGAGAAACGTCTAAAGTGGAAGATAAGTATTTGGAAAGGACATCGCAAACATTATTAAAATTAGTTGAGATAAAAAGAGAAATGAATAAAATTACTCCAGGAAAATACAAAGAAGAAGAAATACAAAAACAAAGTAATTATGCTAGAAAAATTCAAGAGTTCATATACCCAGACCAAAAGGATTGTAATAATCTACCGAAAAGAACATGGAATCTTCAGTTAGCTAATTATTATTTGGGAGAGGCTAATGATTTATTCAACAAAAACCGATTTGATGATTCACTCGTAAAAGCAGATTGCGCAGAAAAATATTTACAACTACCCGAAAAAGAGGATATTTATTACAATCAATACTCGGAAGGTAGACAGTTTTTAATCAAAATCTTTACAGTTCAGAAAAATTTTTATAAAAAGAAAAACTTACAAAAGGACAAACTCAGAAAATTAAATAGGATTTTAGATTTAATTCGAGAATATTATCTTTATTCTTACTCAATTGGATCAGATAAAGAAGATGAAATCAAAAGAGAAAAATACAGAGATTTTTTTGAAGAAACTTTTTTGAGTTATACAAGAAAGAAAGAAGATATTAAGGATGCATTTATAGTTTCAGAAAAGTTTAGAAGTATTTCCATTTCTGATTTTATTAATTTAGACAAATCATTGTCTGTTCCTAACATAAATTCAGAAGATAAAAAGAAATTAATCAAACTAAAAAAAGAAATGAATCAAACAGCCGCTCAAAGTATGGCTTTTCGATTTTTGGATTTAGATTTAGTAGATATTTCACAGAAAAATAATAGTTTAACTTCCGAGTTCGAAAAACTGGATATTAAATTAAAAAAAGAAAATCAAGAATATAAAAAATTAAGGTACTCCTCGGATTTAAATTTTAAAGTGGATGATTTAATATCCTCCCTTAGTGCGGCTAACAAAGTTATGCTACATTTCTTTTTTACTGATGTAGAAAAAAATTCGGGAAACCTCCATGTTACAATTTTGGGTTCCAAGACAAAAGCTTGTTCAGGAATTTGTTCTTATTACTACAAAGATATAATTGAATCCGAGTTAAGTAAAAAAATTCTATTTTATAAATTGTTATTATCAATAAATCCAAGAGAAATTAAAGGAGTGGCTGAAAATTTATTAGTTATGGTAGATAAAGGTAATATTTCTGTACATAGCGATAAAGAAGAAGAAGTAAAAACATTTATTGGATCATTAGAAAAATCTAAAACAGAAAAAAAGTTAGATCATCCTTGTCCTGTGAAAAATGAAAAGTTTAATAAATGTGAGATTTACATTATCCCTAAAGACAAATATCCAATTTGGATCAAAGAGTTATCCCAAGAGTTACATACACAATTAATCAGTCCCCTCTATCAAAATAAATATATCCAGCCAACATCAGAAAAAGAAATTGGGGAACAACTTGTAATTGCTCCTGATAAGTCTCTTTATTTTCTACCGTTTTCTGCCTTGATAGATGAAAATGGAAAATATTTTTTAGAGTCCCATGCACATTCCTATACTTTGTCTGCAGATGTTTGGTACTATAATCACAAAAGATATATCGGAACGGAACATACAACCTTAGAGGGATTAATTGTCGGTGCATTCCAAGATTTTGAAACCCTACCAAACTATTGTCAAAATGAATCATTAAAAGGACCAATAAAATTTATGACTTGTGTATTATCTGAATATCTCTCCGTACATGGGGAAGAAATGGATCTTATTAAAAAAACTTTCAATTCTGTAAAAAAAGAAATTATAGATATTCAAAAAAATATTCCTTCCAAGTTTTTAGACAACGCTGTTTATACACTGAAAGGCAATCTAGCGACAAAAGAGAACTTACAAGATATTTTGACTCTGAGTGAAAGTAGATATGTGCGTTATTTGCATATTGTAGGGCATGGAGTTAGTAATTCTTTAAGACCGGGTTTAAATTCTATTTTACTTTCTCCCGAATCATTGGAACCAAACCAAGCAGATGAAAAAAAAGAAATCGAAAATAGTTTATCTAGATTTTTAACGGAAGCAGATGTGATGGGAATGAACTTTTCTTCGGAATTAGTTACATTAAGCAGTTGTAGTTCGGCGACTGGTTTTGAATCGGACGCAGAGGGTAATATTGGTTTGCCTAGAGCCTTCATTATGAGTGGAGCTAGAAATGTATTAGGACCACTTTGGAACGTTAGTTCAACTAAAACAAAGGAGATAATGGGAAAATTTTATCAAACCGTAAATAAACTTAGAGCAGAAGAAAAATTAGGAGAAAGAAAGTCTGAAAATGAAGCCTTAATTTTACAAAATACATTAAACGAATTTCGGAAAAGAGAAGATCTTCATAATCATCCCTATTATTGGGCTGCGTTTGTCATTTATGGAGAGTAA
- a CDS encoding IPT/TIG domain-containing protein, whose protein sequence is MKSLFFLFCFSFGIFAQTNLNQNTNLFSPNEFDKAVLTLNIYDIQNNSFYLEIDFSKYPEEKPNVLPKFLLGQALDFNKYYWEVKEKEFSFYRDETQIPVIFLMNETVPLEVSSVYCIRESKKVYLFLYGGSSSDIQEVKKVSVSLYEKDSKSFLTKIKEINIPESMKYARPPVVLDSIVKGVYPGKPISFLGYNLDKVSRIYLMDKKLGSNGLMNEAYLQYEDSGITVNPISEADKEFISPSNKDQVKEKLTFSLHGDYNKMLNDSRDVSFAGKYFGVKLDAILYSNGRVSSPFEITLLSSHWKKYAIFFSVFIIFILVALVGIITRKLLYLPNLLIDTNTNSYSLSALQAFCWTVALLFSYGYIAFCRAIIIQSGEIPEFPSSLLILMGISYGGLLGVSSIQKFVPQKAHRRKEARLRDLFSVGEGDINLARVQLFGFNLLVLIVYIVNILIIDPLNELPEVPMTLEGLLIGSHAGYIGSKLVNDKVFINLIYPLQVFTKTEEQKLILIGGGFKEGIKVILDGEEPRAAKFISPNQIECILPVLQNSGSKHLTIVSSDGSMTEYISPIEIIEKNQKVEIDSTST, encoded by the coding sequence ATGAAATCTTTATTTTTCCTTTTTTGTTTTTCCTTTGGAATATTTGCCCAAACTAATCTAAATCAAAATACAAATTTGTTTTCACCAAATGAGTTTGATAAAGCGGTATTAACATTGAATATCTATGATATTCAAAATAATAGTTTTTATTTAGAAATTGATTTTAGTAAATACCCGGAAGAAAAGCCAAATGTTTTACCTAAATTTCTTTTGGGTCAAGCACTTGATTTTAATAAGTATTATTGGGAAGTAAAAGAAAAAGAATTTTCTTTTTATAGAGACGAAACGCAAATACCCGTAATTTTTTTAATGAATGAAACAGTTCCTCTAGAAGTTTCCTCTGTTTATTGCATAAGAGAAAGCAAAAAGGTTTATTTATTTTTATATGGGGGAAGTTCTTCTGATATTCAAGAAGTAAAAAAAGTAAGTGTTAGTTTATATGAAAAAGATAGTAAAAGTTTTTTAACCAAAATAAAAGAAATTAATATTCCAGAAAGTATGAAATATGCGAGACCACCAGTAGTTTTAGATAGTATTGTAAAAGGTGTGTACCCTGGAAAACCTATTAGTTTTTTGGGATATAACTTGGATAAAGTTTCTAGAATTTATCTAATGGATAAAAAGTTAGGTAGTAATGGTTTAATGAATGAAGCCTATTTACAATACGAAGATAGTGGAATTACAGTAAATCCGATTTCCGAAGCGGATAAGGAGTTTATATCCCCCAGTAATAAAGACCAAGTGAAGGAAAAATTAACATTTTCTTTGCATGGTGATTACAATAAAATGTTAAATGATAGTAGGGATGTAAGTTTTGCCGGAAAATATTTTGGAGTAAAACTAGATGCCATCCTTTATAGTAATGGTCGTGTTTCTAGTCCCTTTGAAATCACTCTATTATCCAGTCACTGGAAAAAATATGCGATATTCTTTAGTGTATTTATCATATTTATATTAGTTGCATTAGTTGGGATTATCACACGAAAATTATTATACCTCCCCAATCTTTTAATTGATACAAATACGAACTCTTATTCTCTAAGTGCACTTCAAGCTTTTTGTTGGACGGTTGCATTATTATTTAGTTATGGGTATATAGCATTTTGCCGCGCCATTATTATTCAAAGTGGGGAGATTCCTGAGTTTCCTTCGAGTTTGCTAATCTTAATGGGAATTAGTTATGGGGGATTACTCGGAGTATCCTCTATCCAAAAATTTGTTCCTCAAAAAGCACATAGGAGAAAAGAAGCTAGGTTAAGAGATCTTTTTTCTGTTGGGGAAGGAGATATTAATTTGGCAAGAGTTCAGTTATTTGGATTTAATTTACTGGTTTTAATTGTTTATATTGTAAATATTCTAATCATTGATCCACTCAATGAATTACCGGAAGTTCCAATGACTTTAGAAGGACTTTTAATTGGTAGTCATGCAGGTTATATTGGCTCCAAGTTAGTCAATGACAAAGTATTTATCAATCTCATTTATCCTCTTCAAGTATTCACTAAAACGGAAGAACAAAAATTAATTCTAATTGGTGGTGGATTTAAAGAAGGAATTAAAGTGATCCTAGATGGAGAAGAACCGAGAGCGGCTAAGTTCATTAGTCCGAATCAAATAGAATGTATTCTTCCTGTTTTGCAAAATTCAGGCAGTAAACATCTCACCATTGTTTCTAGTGACGGAAGTATGACTGAATACATTTCGCCAATTGAGATAATAGAAAAGAACCAAAAAGTTGAAATAGATTCAACTTCCACTTAG
- a CDS encoding tetratricopeptide repeat protein has translation MFSKLSIFIFYSNTGKTYLRLKANIFYKQGDFQKAAEVYSKLLTDITQN, from the coding sequence ATTTTTAGCAAGCTCTCTATTTTTATTTTTTATTCCAATACAGGAAAAACCTATCTGCGGCTAAAGGCAAATATTTTCTATAAACAGGGAGACTTCCAAAAAGCTGCAGAGGTTTATTCTAAATTATTAACTGACATTACGCAAAATTGA